One Brassica napus cultivar Da-Ae chromosome A5, Da-Ae, whole genome shotgun sequence DNA window includes the following coding sequences:
- the LOC106433478 gene encoding lysine histidine transporter-like 4 isoform X1: MIQSPPNRDHVEDHQSFDLEDWLPITASRNANWYYSAFHNVTAMVGAGVLGLPYAMSELGWGPGVAVLILSWVITLYTLWQMIEMHEMFEGQRFDRYHELGQAAFGRKLGLYIIVPLQLLVETSACIIYMVTGGESLKKVHQLSVGDDKCTKLRIEYFILIFASSQFVLSLLKNFNSISGVSLVAAVMSVSYSTIAWVASLAREAPESVEYGYKKRTNSVPLDLLGGLGEIAFAYAGHNVVLEIQATIPSTPENPSKRPMWKGAIVAYLIVAFCYFPVALIGFKTFGNNVEENILTSLHDPKALIILANMFVVVHLLGSYQVYAMPVFDMIESVMIRKWHFRPTRVLRFSIRWTFVAATMGIAVALPYFSALLSFFGGFVFAPTTYFIPCIIWLILKKPKRFSLSWCINWSCIILGVVLMIIAPIGGLAKLRYQIKHKRLPNSNCTIT, encoded by the exons ATGATCCAAAGTCCACCAAACCGAGATCATGTGGAG GATCATCAATCATTTGATCTGGAAGATTGGCTTCCAATAACAGCATCAAGAAATGCAAATTGGTACTATTCAGCTTTCCACAACGTAACTGCAATGGTTGGTGCTGGAGTTCTTGGCCTTCCCTACGCCATGTCAGAGCTTGGATG GGGACCTGGGGTTGCGGTGCTGATCCTGTCATGGGTGATCACGTTGTACACCCTCTGGCAAATGATTGAGATGCACGAGATGTTTGAAGGGCAACGGTTTGATAGGTACCACGAGCTGGGTCAGGCAGCCTTTGGAAGGAAGCTTGGTTTGTATATCATCGTGCCGCTACAGCTTCTTGTTGAAACCAGTGCGTGCATTATCTATATGGTGACCGGAGGTGAATCGTTGAAAAAGGTTCATCAACTTTCTGTGGGAGATGACAAGTGCACAAAGCTGAGAATCGAATACTTCATTTTGATATTTGCCTCTTCACAGTTTGTGCTCTCCCTTCTAAAGAACTTCAACTCCATTTCCGGTGTCTCTTTGGTGGCTGCCGTCATGTCTGTAAG CTACTCCACGATAGCTTGGGTAGCCTCACTGGCAAGGGAAGCCCCAGAGAGTGTCGAGTACGgttacaaaaaaagaacaaactCGGTTCCGTTAGACTTGTTAGGTGGATTGGGAGAGATTGCTTTTGCGTACGCAGGTCATAACGTAGTTTTAGAAATTCAAGCAACGATCCCATCAACACCAGAGAATCCGTCGAAACGACCCATGTGGAAGGGAGCCATCGTAGCCTATCTCATCGTAGCTTTCTGCTACTTCCCTGTGGCTCTTATAGGGTTTAAGACCTTTGGGAACAATGTCGAAGAAAATATTCTGACATCACTCCATGATCCCAAGGCACTTATCATTCTTGCCAACATGTTTGTGGTCGTACACCTCCTCGGAAGCTACCAG gtgtacGCAATGCCCGTGTTTGACATGATCGAATCTGTAATGATAAGGAAATGGCACTTCAGGCCTACAAGGGTTCTAAGGTTTAGCATCCGATGGACATTTGTGG CTGCCACGATGGGTATTGCAGTGGCATTACCGTATTTCAGTGCTTTGCTATCATTTTTTGGGGGATTCGTGTTTGCCCCAACCACATACTTT ATACCTTGCATCATATGGTTGATCCTGAAGAAACCAAAGAGATTTAGTCTATCATGGTGTATCAACTGG AGTTGCATAATTCTTGGGGTTGTACTGATGATCATTGCACCTATTGGAGGACTCGCTAAATTAAGATATCAGATCAAACACAAGCGTCTACCTAACTCCAACTGCACCATCAcctaa
- the LOC106433478 gene encoding lysine histidine transporter-like 4 isoform X2: MIQSPPNRDHVEDHQSFDLEDWLPITASRNANWYYSAFHNVTAMVGAGVLGLPYAMSELGWGPGVAVLILSWVITLYTLWQMIEMHEMFEGQRFDRYHELGQAAFGRKLGLYIIVPLQLLVETSACIIYMVTGGESLKKVHQLSVGDDKCTKLRIEYFILIFASSQFVLSLLKNFNSISGVSLVAAVMSVSYSTIAWVASLAREAPESVEYGYKKRTNSVPLDLLGGLGEIAFAYAGHNVVLEIQATIPSTPENPSKRPMWKGAIVAYLIVAFCYFPVALIGFKTFGNNVEENILTSLHDPKALIILANMFVVVHLLGSYQVYAMPVFDMIESVMIRKWHFRPTRVLRFSIRWTFVVALPYFSALLSFFGGFVFAPTTYFIPCIIWLILKKPKRFSLSWCINWSCIILGVVLMIIAPIGGLAKLRYQIKHKRLPNSNCTIT, encoded by the exons ATGATCCAAAGTCCACCAAACCGAGATCATGTGGAG GATCATCAATCATTTGATCTGGAAGATTGGCTTCCAATAACAGCATCAAGAAATGCAAATTGGTACTATTCAGCTTTCCACAACGTAACTGCAATGGTTGGTGCTGGAGTTCTTGGCCTTCCCTACGCCATGTCAGAGCTTGGATG GGGACCTGGGGTTGCGGTGCTGATCCTGTCATGGGTGATCACGTTGTACACCCTCTGGCAAATGATTGAGATGCACGAGATGTTTGAAGGGCAACGGTTTGATAGGTACCACGAGCTGGGTCAGGCAGCCTTTGGAAGGAAGCTTGGTTTGTATATCATCGTGCCGCTACAGCTTCTTGTTGAAACCAGTGCGTGCATTATCTATATGGTGACCGGAGGTGAATCGTTGAAAAAGGTTCATCAACTTTCTGTGGGAGATGACAAGTGCACAAAGCTGAGAATCGAATACTTCATTTTGATATTTGCCTCTTCACAGTTTGTGCTCTCCCTTCTAAAGAACTTCAACTCCATTTCCGGTGTCTCTTTGGTGGCTGCCGTCATGTCTGTAAG CTACTCCACGATAGCTTGGGTAGCCTCACTGGCAAGGGAAGCCCCAGAGAGTGTCGAGTACGgttacaaaaaaagaacaaactCGGTTCCGTTAGACTTGTTAGGTGGATTGGGAGAGATTGCTTTTGCGTACGCAGGTCATAACGTAGTTTTAGAAATTCAAGCAACGATCCCATCAACACCAGAGAATCCGTCGAAACGACCCATGTGGAAGGGAGCCATCGTAGCCTATCTCATCGTAGCTTTCTGCTACTTCCCTGTGGCTCTTATAGGGTTTAAGACCTTTGGGAACAATGTCGAAGAAAATATTCTGACATCACTCCATGATCCCAAGGCACTTATCATTCTTGCCAACATGTTTGTGGTCGTACACCTCCTCGGAAGCTACCAG gtgtacGCAATGCCCGTGTTTGACATGATCGAATCTGTAATGATAAGGAAATGGCACTTCAGGCCTACAAGGGTTCTAAGGTTTAGCATCCGATGGACATTTGTGG TGGCATTACCGTATTTCAGTGCTTTGCTATCATTTTTTGGGGGATTCGTGTTTGCCCCAACCACATACTTT ATACCTTGCATCATATGGTTGATCCTGAAGAAACCAAAGAGATTTAGTCTATCATGGTGTATCAACTGG AGTTGCATAATTCTTGGGGTTGTACTGATGATCATTGCACCTATTGGAGGACTCGCTAAATTAAGATATCAGATCAAACACAAGCGTCTACCTAACTCCAACTGCACCATCAcctaa
- the LOC106433478 gene encoding lysine histidine transporter-like 3 isoform X3, which produces MIQSPPNRDHVEDHQSFDLEDWLPITASRNANWYYSAFHNVTAMVGAGVLGLPYAMSELGWGPGVAVLILSWVITLYTLWQMIEMHEMFEGQRFDRYHELGQAAFGRKLGLYIIVPLQLLVETSACIIYMVTGGESLKKVHQLSVGDDKCTKLRIEYFILIFASSQFVLSLLKNFNSISGVSLVAAVMSVSYSTIAWVASLAREAPESVEYGYKKRTNSVPLDLLGGLGEIAFAYAGHNVVLEIQATIPSTPENPSKRPMWKGAIVAYLIVAFCYFPVALIGFKTFGNNVEENILTSLHDPKALIILANMFVVVHLLGSYQVYAMPVFDMIESVMIRKWHFRPTRVLRFSIRWTFVDTLHHMVDPEETKEI; this is translated from the exons ATGATCCAAAGTCCACCAAACCGAGATCATGTGGAG GATCATCAATCATTTGATCTGGAAGATTGGCTTCCAATAACAGCATCAAGAAATGCAAATTGGTACTATTCAGCTTTCCACAACGTAACTGCAATGGTTGGTGCTGGAGTTCTTGGCCTTCCCTACGCCATGTCAGAGCTTGGATG GGGACCTGGGGTTGCGGTGCTGATCCTGTCATGGGTGATCACGTTGTACACCCTCTGGCAAATGATTGAGATGCACGAGATGTTTGAAGGGCAACGGTTTGATAGGTACCACGAGCTGGGTCAGGCAGCCTTTGGAAGGAAGCTTGGTTTGTATATCATCGTGCCGCTACAGCTTCTTGTTGAAACCAGTGCGTGCATTATCTATATGGTGACCGGAGGTGAATCGTTGAAAAAGGTTCATCAACTTTCTGTGGGAGATGACAAGTGCACAAAGCTGAGAATCGAATACTTCATTTTGATATTTGCCTCTTCACAGTTTGTGCTCTCCCTTCTAAAGAACTTCAACTCCATTTCCGGTGTCTCTTTGGTGGCTGCCGTCATGTCTGTAAG CTACTCCACGATAGCTTGGGTAGCCTCACTGGCAAGGGAAGCCCCAGAGAGTGTCGAGTACGgttacaaaaaaagaacaaactCGGTTCCGTTAGACTTGTTAGGTGGATTGGGAGAGATTGCTTTTGCGTACGCAGGTCATAACGTAGTTTTAGAAATTCAAGCAACGATCCCATCAACACCAGAGAATCCGTCGAAACGACCCATGTGGAAGGGAGCCATCGTAGCCTATCTCATCGTAGCTTTCTGCTACTTCCCTGTGGCTCTTATAGGGTTTAAGACCTTTGGGAACAATGTCGAAGAAAATATTCTGACATCACTCCATGATCCCAAGGCACTTATCATTCTTGCCAACATGTTTGTGGTCGTACACCTCCTCGGAAGCTACCAG gtgtacGCAATGCCCGTGTTTGACATGATCGAATCTGTAATGATAAGGAAATGGCACTTCAGGCCTACAAGGGTTCTAAGGTTTAGCATCCGATGGACATTTGTGG ATACCTTGCATCATATGGTTGATCCTGAAGAAACCAAAGAGATTTAG
- the LOC125609203 gene encoding classical arabinogalactan protein 11-like codes for MARQFIVFALLALAVATAFAADAPSAAPSASPTKAPTTQTKAPASAPKTSSSAPAPKASSPVAEEPTPEDDYSATSPSDSAEGPTVSSPPAPTPESTSADGPSSDAPTAESPQSGAVTNVKLSIAGTVTAVGFFFFSL; via the coding sequence ATGGCACGTCAATTTATCGTTTTTGCCCTTTTGGCTTTGGCTGTGGCCACCGCTTTCGCTGCCGACGCACCTTCAGCTGCACCCTCTGCTTCTCCGACCAAAGCACCCACCACCCAAACCAAGGCTCCCGCCTCCGCACCCAAAACCTCCTCCTCCGCCCCCGCACCCAAAGCATCGTCCCCTGTCGCAGAGGAACCAACCCCCGAAGATGATTACTCGGCAACCAGCCCCAGTGACTCTGCCGAGGGACCCACCGTATCCTCCCCACCGGCTCCTACCCCGGAAAGCACCTCCGCCGACGGACCATCATCTGACGCACCCACCGCCGAGTCACCCCAAAGCGGCGCCGTAACCAATGTGAAGCTCTCTATCGCCGGCACTGTCACCGCCGttggattcttcttcttctctctctaa
- the LOC106433502 gene encoding LOW QUALITY PROTEIN: alpha/beta hydrolase domain-containing protein 17B (The sequence of the model RefSeq protein was modified relative to this genomic sequence to represent the inferred CDS: inserted 4 bases in 2 codons; deleted 1 base in 1 codon; substituted 1 base at 1 genomic stop codon): MGGMTSSVAAKLAFFPPSPPSYKVVTDKVTGQLLLLAPFPHRENVEIHKLQTRRGTEIMAMYVRHPMANSTMIYSHGNAADLGQMYELFIELSIHLKVNLMGYDYTGYGQSTGKVWSFSYHKXMDYIISCLEEIYGSKQDDVILYGQSVGSGPTLDLXLPLLRAVVLHSLILSGLRVMYAVKKTYWFDIYKNIEKITYVDCPILTIHGTADEVVDCCHGKQLRELCKNKYEPLWMKGGNHCDLXRHLKKFITTVERLPQRKSRRVWTGERSLDRAECKAPPKSHESKKTSSSKLRISFDHHLGRRSRRSVDCHDKTRKSVDHSHEIENVDRVPSDS, from the exons atgGGAGGGATGACATCTTCAGTGGCGGCGAAGTTAGCCTTCTTCCCGCCGAGTCCGCCGTCTTACAAGGTGGTAACAGACAAGGTGACGGGACAG CTGTTGCTTCTCGCCCCATTCCCACACCGAGAAAACGTGGAAATCCACAAGCTTCAGACCCGAAGAGGCACCGAGATAATGGCCATGTACGTGAGGCACCCGATGGCAAACTCGACGATGATCTACTCGCATGGAAACGCCGCCGATCTGGGACAAATGTATGAGCTCTTCATCGAGCTTAGCATCCATCTCAAGGTTAATCTCATGGG ATACGATTACACGGGGTATGGACAATCAACTGGAAAGGTTTGGTCCTTTTCTTACCACAAGTGAATGGATTACATTATTTCA TGTCTTGAAGAAATCTACGGCTCTAAACAAGATGATGTTATCCTATACGGCCAGTCTGTAGGTAGCGGTCCCACGTTAGATCT GCTACCTCTATTGAGAGCCGTTGTACTTCACAGCCTCATCCTCTCCGGTTTAAGAGTAATGTACGCCGTTAAGAAAACCTACTGGTTCGATATCTACAAG AATATCGAAAAAATCACATATGTGGATTGCCCAATTCTCACCATTCAT GGGACTGCGGATGAAGTAGTGGACTGTTGTCATGGGAAACAACTACGGGAACTGTGCAAAAACAAGTATGAGCCGCTTTGGATGAAAGGAGGGAACCACTGTGACCT AAGACACCTCAAAAAATTCATCACAACAGTTGAGAGATTACCTCAAAGGAAGAGCCGAAGAGTGTGGACAGGAGAGAGAAGCCTAGACAGAGCAGAGTGTAAGGCACCGCCAAAGAGTCATGAGTCGAAGAAAACAAGCAGCAGCAAGCTCAGGATCTCTTTTGATCATCATCTTGGTCGTCGGTCTAGAAGGAGTGTTGACTGCCATGACAAGACTCGGAAGAGCGTTGACCACTCCCATGAGATTGAGAATGTTGATAGAGTACCCTCGGATTCCTGa
- the LOC125609200 gene encoding protein SIEVE ELEMENT OCCLUSION B-like isoform X1, which yields MESLIKSQHAQKQAGHSSKTSGTEIIPATTGLTMSSDESMMLKLIQQTHSPDAREVQVRGLLSLVEDILDRATLDSDDSNASVSMLPLPTDDKLMQSSMMSVLDSVSYAIDRVACEIAYKSLTGSDAHEITMSVFEHLSSFHWDGKLVLTLAAFALNYGEFWLLVQFYSKNQLAKSLAMLKLVPVQNRVTLESVSQGLNDLLREMKSVTACVVELSELPGRYITLDDPQLSRIISTIPIAVYWTIRSIVACISQINMITAMGHEMMNTQMDSWETSMLANKLKNIHDHLAETLRLCYRHIEKQRSSESLKMLHSLFDTTHIDNMKILTALIHPKNHTMPLQDGLTKRKVHLDVLRRKTVLLLISDLNILQDELSIFEQIYTESRSSLLGADGKSHMPYEVVWVPIVDPIEDYERSPSLQKKFEALRAPMPWYTVDSPKLVERHVVEFMRERWHFMNKPILVVLDPQGNEASLNALHMIWIWGTEAFPFTRAREEELWRRETFTLNLIVDGIDAIIFNWINPGNYIFLYGGDDLDWIRRFTMAAKATAKDSNVKLEMAYVGKRNHSHREQIRRISEAVRAENLSHSWAEPALMWFFWARLESMLYSKIQLGKSDDHDEVMQGIKKILSYDKLGGWALLSKGAEIVMITHGVIERTVTVYDRTWKTHVPTKGYSKAMYDHHHDEVLRETGHPCAHFDFHITARSGRIPEKMNCFECHRPMEKYMSFACCHDEKLLDQDENYNF from the exons ATGGAGTCACTGATCAAGTCCCAGCACGCTCAGAAACAGGCTGGCCACAGTAGTAAAACTTCGGGGACGGAGATCATACCAGCGACGACGGGACTAACGATGTCATCGGACGAGAGCATGATGCTGAAGCTGATCCAACAAACACACTCCCCTGATGCTCGTGAAGTCCAAGTGCGTGGCCTTCTCTCTCTCGTTGAAGATATTCTCGATCGTGCCACTCTTGACTCCGACGACTCCAACGCCTCCGTTAGT ATGCTCCCATTGCCTACGGATGATAAACTGATGCAATCAAGCATGATGAGCGTTCTTGATAGCGTCTCATATGCTATCGATCGCGTCGCCTGCGAG ATAGCCTACAAGTCTCTGACAGGATCAGACGCACATGAAATAACAATGTCAGTGTTCGAACACCTCTCGAGCTTCCATTGGGACGGTAAGCTAGTACTGACTCTAGCCGCGTTCGCCTTGAACTACGGAGAATTTTGGCTTCTGGTGCAGTTCTACTCAAAGAATCAGCTGGCTAAATCCCTAGCTATGCTAAAGCTCGTCCCTGTTCAGAACAGAGTGACCCTCGAGTCTGTATCTCAAGGGCTCAACGATCTCCTCCGTGAGATGAAGAGCGTCACCGCATGTGTAGTGGAACTCAGTGAGTTACCTGGTCGCTACATTACACTGGACGATCCTCAGTTGTCGAGAATCATCTCTACCATCCCAATCGCTGTCTATTGGACCATAAGAAGCATCGTGGCTTGCATTTCTCAAATCAACATGATCACTGCCATGGGACACGA GATGATGAACACTCAAATGGATTCATGGGAAACGTCCATGTTAGCTAACAAGCTCAAGAACATTCATGACCATCTCGCTGAGACCTTGAGGCTTTGCTACCGTCACATAG AGAAGCAGAGGAGCTCAGAATCCTTAAAGATGTTGCATTCTCTATTCGACACAACACACATTGATAACATGAAGATTCTCACGGCCCTCATTCATCCTAAAAACCACACCATGCCATTGCAAGATGGTTTAACCAAGAGAAag GTTCACTTGGACGTGTTGAGGAGGAAGACAGTGTTGTTGCTAATATCTGACCTCAACATATTGCAAGACGAGCTATCGATATTCGAGCAAATCTACACAGAATCAAGGAGCAGCTTGTTGGGAGCCGATGGTAAGAGTCATATGCCGTACGAGGTTGTGTGGGTTCCGATAGTGGACCCTATCGAAGATTACGAAAGATCACCGAGTCTGCAGAAGAAATTCGAGGCTCTCCGTGCACCTATGCCATGGTACACAGTGGATAGTCCAAAGCTGGTAGAGAGACATGTGGTGGAGTTTATGAGAGAGAGATGGCATTTCATGAACAAGCCAATACTTGTGGTGCTTGACCCACAAGGCAACGAAGCTAGTCTCAATGCGCTTCACATGATCTGGATTTGGGGGACTGAAGCTTTCCCTTTCACTAGAGCTCGTGAGGAAGAGCTCTGGAGGAGGGAGACCTTTACCCTTAACCTCATCGTCGATGGCATCGACGCTATCATTTTCAACTgg ATAAATCCGGGAAATTACATATTCTTGTACGGAGGAGATGACTTGGACTGGATAAGAAGGTTCACAATGGCGGCCAAAGCAACGGCCAAAGATTCCAACGTGAAGCTGGAGATGGCTTATGTTGGTAAACGGAACCACAGCCACAGAGAACAGATCAGGCGGATCAGTGAAGCCGTCAGGGCTGAAAATCTGAGTCACAGCTGGGCCGAGCCTGCATTGATGTGGTTCTTCTGGGCTAGGCTCGAGAGCATGCTCTACTCCAAAATTCAACTCGGTAAATCCGATGATCACGATGAG GTGATGCAAGGAATCAAGAAGATACTGAGCTACGACAAGCTTGGAGGATGGGCACTGCTGAGCAAAGGAGCTGAGATAGTGATGATAACTCACGGTGTCATTGAGAGGACTGTCACCGTCTACGACCGAACCTGGAAAACTCACGTCCCGACCAAAGGCTACAGCAAGGCAATGTACGACCACCATCATGACGAGGTTCTCAGGGAAACCGGACATCCATGTGCTCACTTTGATTTCCACATCACTGCTCGGAGCGGTCGGATTCCAGAGAAGATGAACTGCTTCGAATGCCACCGTCCCATGGAGAAGTACATGAGCTTCGCTTGTTGTCACGATGAGAAGCTCCTTGACCAAGACGAGAACTACAACTTCtag
- the LOC125609200 gene encoding protein SIEVE ELEMENT OCCLUSION B-like isoform X2: MESLIKSQHAQKQAGHSSKTSGTEIIPATTGLTMSSDESMMLKLIQQTHSPDAREVQVRGLLSLVEDILDRATLDSDDSNASMLPLPTDDKLMQSSMMSVLDSVSYAIDRVACEIAYKSLTGSDAHEITMSVFEHLSSFHWDGKLVLTLAAFALNYGEFWLLVQFYSKNQLAKSLAMLKLVPVQNRVTLESVSQGLNDLLREMKSVTACVVELSELPGRYITLDDPQLSRIISTIPIAVYWTIRSIVACISQINMITAMGHEMMNTQMDSWETSMLANKLKNIHDHLAETLRLCYRHIEKQRSSESLKMLHSLFDTTHIDNMKILTALIHPKNHTMPLQDGLTKRKVHLDVLRRKTVLLLISDLNILQDELSIFEQIYTESRSSLLGADGKSHMPYEVVWVPIVDPIEDYERSPSLQKKFEALRAPMPWYTVDSPKLVERHVVEFMRERWHFMNKPILVVLDPQGNEASLNALHMIWIWGTEAFPFTRAREEELWRRETFTLNLIVDGIDAIIFNWINPGNYIFLYGGDDLDWIRRFTMAAKATAKDSNVKLEMAYVGKRNHSHREQIRRISEAVRAENLSHSWAEPALMWFFWARLESMLYSKIQLGKSDDHDEVMQGIKKILSYDKLGGWALLSKGAEIVMITHGVIERTVTVYDRTWKTHVPTKGYSKAMYDHHHDEVLRETGHPCAHFDFHITARSGRIPEKMNCFECHRPMEKYMSFACCHDEKLLDQDENYNF, translated from the exons ATGGAGTCACTGATCAAGTCCCAGCACGCTCAGAAACAGGCTGGCCACAGTAGTAAAACTTCGGGGACGGAGATCATACCAGCGACGACGGGACTAACGATGTCATCGGACGAGAGCATGATGCTGAAGCTGATCCAACAAACACACTCCCCTGATGCTCGTGAAGTCCAAGTGCGTGGCCTTCTCTCTCTCGTTGAAGATATTCTCGATCGTGCCACTCTTGACTCCGACGACTCCAACGCCTCC ATGCTCCCATTGCCTACGGATGATAAACTGATGCAATCAAGCATGATGAGCGTTCTTGATAGCGTCTCATATGCTATCGATCGCGTCGCCTGCGAG ATAGCCTACAAGTCTCTGACAGGATCAGACGCACATGAAATAACAATGTCAGTGTTCGAACACCTCTCGAGCTTCCATTGGGACGGTAAGCTAGTACTGACTCTAGCCGCGTTCGCCTTGAACTACGGAGAATTTTGGCTTCTGGTGCAGTTCTACTCAAAGAATCAGCTGGCTAAATCCCTAGCTATGCTAAAGCTCGTCCCTGTTCAGAACAGAGTGACCCTCGAGTCTGTATCTCAAGGGCTCAACGATCTCCTCCGTGAGATGAAGAGCGTCACCGCATGTGTAGTGGAACTCAGTGAGTTACCTGGTCGCTACATTACACTGGACGATCCTCAGTTGTCGAGAATCATCTCTACCATCCCAATCGCTGTCTATTGGACCATAAGAAGCATCGTGGCTTGCATTTCTCAAATCAACATGATCACTGCCATGGGACACGA GATGATGAACACTCAAATGGATTCATGGGAAACGTCCATGTTAGCTAACAAGCTCAAGAACATTCATGACCATCTCGCTGAGACCTTGAGGCTTTGCTACCGTCACATAG AGAAGCAGAGGAGCTCAGAATCCTTAAAGATGTTGCATTCTCTATTCGACACAACACACATTGATAACATGAAGATTCTCACGGCCCTCATTCATCCTAAAAACCACACCATGCCATTGCAAGATGGTTTAACCAAGAGAAag GTTCACTTGGACGTGTTGAGGAGGAAGACAGTGTTGTTGCTAATATCTGACCTCAACATATTGCAAGACGAGCTATCGATATTCGAGCAAATCTACACAGAATCAAGGAGCAGCTTGTTGGGAGCCGATGGTAAGAGTCATATGCCGTACGAGGTTGTGTGGGTTCCGATAGTGGACCCTATCGAAGATTACGAAAGATCACCGAGTCTGCAGAAGAAATTCGAGGCTCTCCGTGCACCTATGCCATGGTACACAGTGGATAGTCCAAAGCTGGTAGAGAGACATGTGGTGGAGTTTATGAGAGAGAGATGGCATTTCATGAACAAGCCAATACTTGTGGTGCTTGACCCACAAGGCAACGAAGCTAGTCTCAATGCGCTTCACATGATCTGGATTTGGGGGACTGAAGCTTTCCCTTTCACTAGAGCTCGTGAGGAAGAGCTCTGGAGGAGGGAGACCTTTACCCTTAACCTCATCGTCGATGGCATCGACGCTATCATTTTCAACTgg ATAAATCCGGGAAATTACATATTCTTGTACGGAGGAGATGACTTGGACTGGATAAGAAGGTTCACAATGGCGGCCAAAGCAACGGCCAAAGATTCCAACGTGAAGCTGGAGATGGCTTATGTTGGTAAACGGAACCACAGCCACAGAGAACAGATCAGGCGGATCAGTGAAGCCGTCAGGGCTGAAAATCTGAGTCACAGCTGGGCCGAGCCTGCATTGATGTGGTTCTTCTGGGCTAGGCTCGAGAGCATGCTCTACTCCAAAATTCAACTCGGTAAATCCGATGATCACGATGAG GTGATGCAAGGAATCAAGAAGATACTGAGCTACGACAAGCTTGGAGGATGGGCACTGCTGAGCAAAGGAGCTGAGATAGTGATGATAACTCACGGTGTCATTGAGAGGACTGTCACCGTCTACGACCGAACCTGGAAAACTCACGTCCCGACCAAAGGCTACAGCAAGGCAATGTACGACCACCATCATGACGAGGTTCTCAGGGAAACCGGACATCCATGTGCTCACTTTGATTTCCACATCACTGCTCGGAGCGGTCGGATTCCAGAGAAGATGAACTGCTTCGAATGCCACCGTCCCATGGAGAAGTACATGAGCTTCGCTTGTTGTCACGATGAGAAGCTCCTTGACCAAGACGAGAACTACAACTTCtag